The segment AGAGTATACTTCTAAACTCTCCactaaagagaaggaaaaaaggagcaaCAATCTGTCTGCAGGAAGTAGAACTGGATGTCACAACCCTACTTTCTACTCATTGTTTCTCTAAATAAGGTACAGGAACATGTAGGAATGTCCACACCAACACTCAGTTACATGTCTTCAACCTGGTTGAAGGGAGTTAACACGTTAGAACCATTGACCATGGAGGAGACGAAACTGTAAACACTTTCTCTCTTCTGGATTAaaggataaaattaaaagacaacaaAACATAAGTTTGTGCATATGAGGTATATGGTATAGCACTATTTACTCTTCAAATGTTTGACATAATTCACAGGTGAAGCTACATGAGCATTTTTCTTGTAGGAAGGTGTAATCACACATTTAATTAAAGATATAGGACTATTGAGATTCTTTGAGTAAGTTCTAAACTGTTTATTTCTaggaattcaataaaattttatattttagtacacAGAAATTAAAGctgtattaaaattatattttttaactgatggatcatatatacatataaaaatgcaCAGATATTCTGAGGAATGATCatgaatggaattgtttttctaatatctctttcttttcatttattatttttatatagaaaagccatgagcatttggatattgatttttgtaacctaccactttactatacaaatccattgtttctaggagcttttttgtagaatctttagaatgtttctaagtatagtatcgtGTCAACTGCAAATAGgtatagcttgacttcttcctttcctatctttaTGCCCTTGATGtaattttcttgcctaacttctatggcaagtacttccaatactgtattgaataaaagtggcaaAAGTAGgcaactttgtcttgtgcctgatcttaccGGAAAAGCTggtagtttttccccattgaggataatgcttactCTGGGTTTGtcgtagatggctttgactattgaGGAAATAGTcaaactcccattttgttgagagtttttatcatgaattggTGCTGGATCTTGAAATATAGAGAGTTATATTTCTTCTAAGTTTACCTCAGGTAATCCTGAGTGCCTGgacttaaaatgtatttcttggtGGGTCCAAGATATAGTATAGGGCTTAAAGCACTTGAATTGTATGTAGCGGACTCTGGTGCAACCTAGGCAcctatagtcccttgagcactaccaagagtgatccctgagctcagagctaggttTTACTCCTGATTATAGAGtacttccccgccccccacccctgccaaagtACATTTCAGACAGCATTTTCACTGCTTATGCCAGCAATACCAATCCAAGAATACTTTAAACCAACAATTCTCCACCAGGGTCATATGAACCCCCTACAGGCTTCCAGTATATTCTGAGAGGGTTGCAGATGAAAATCATGTAAGCGGGAGGCTACAGCATAAGGCTAGGGGTCCAACCAGTAACATTGGGTTGAATAGAAAGGAAACAAGGTAGGAAGTGGGCTGGGGTTGTTTAAAGACTGAGAAATACTACTTTAAACTTCATTCTTAGCCTGGAGCTCTTTCATATTAGTTGAACAGAGCTAATTCTAGTCCCAAACTCATATAAGCAATAAAATTTGTCCTTTTTGTATTTCACTTCTAACCACACattagaaattatttataaaactttattttaggggtcaaagagatagtacagtggatacagaGCTTACCTGcccatggcccacctgggttcaacccagagtgattcctgagtggagagccaggagtaagtcctgagcaccactgggtggcccCAAATCCCCGAGAAAACAAAAACCCTGTATTTTAGCCAGTTTTTTTGAAGTGTCTATGGAGGAACTTATCTGTGAATCTAGTCTTCCATATTGCCTTTTTGCATCTTATTTTTCTGATCTATACAGGCTCTCACGTCATGTATTAATTACTTATGTTAATatgtaaaatgtattaaatatatatcatatattatgtgtctttaatttttatctaatataATATTTCGGTATCACCGTAAAGGTGCTACTGAAAGGCAATTTCTCTTTATTCTAAGTTATGCTGGCTTTCAgacatttatttcatgttttagaACACAGATGTGTAAAAATTAACCATAGTTGTGGGTGTTGAGTCACAGTGTGTCTATGCTGCCTGTATGTGTAACATTTGGGAAGAATTGCATTGTTTACAACATTTACTCACTTGAACATATCTggctgatatttttgttttctttaaatgagGAGAAAAAGCTAGTTTAAGTTATAACTAGCTTTTTAGGGATGATTAGTTATTTTCaagcacttttgtttttgtttttcgtttagttaggcaccatgatttataatacttttaatattaatgtttcaaGAAtacaggaccagaaagatagcctTGCATGGTGTCAAGCTTGTTCCCATCCCAggcacacatatggttcccccctacccccagcaaagagccaggagtagcctgagcattgctgtgtgtccccaaaacaaacaacggAAAAGGATATGAAAGTTGCTACACGACATCTGATGATACACCAGAGTATCATCATCGCTCTGAGACAGTCTCTAGATctcctctcacccctgccccaccccactgaGTTAATTCAGTTCTCGCGACAAGAGTCTGGGGTTCTGTTATCAATGACCACTGTTTAGTGCCCTACTGTGTTTCTTCATACTCTACAAATGAAAGCACATTCGGTATTTGTCCTCCTTTTGCCTCTGTTTAGCATGGTATCTCCCAGTTCTATCCAatattttgcttcttcttttttctttttttagtttttgggccacacccagcaatgctcagggtttactcctggctctgtgctcgggaatcactcctggtactgcttgggggaccatatgagatgccgatgccgggaattgaacccgggttggctgcatacaaggtaaacgccttccctgctgtgctatcgctccgaccccacaATATTTTTATATGAGGTCGAGgatgccaaaaaacaaaataagctcAATAAATGTTTCAATTGATGGCTTCTGTTATAGTTCTGCTCTTCAACCTGGGCAGTCCTTTAGGAGGAAATGCcagttgtttttttccctttaaagtaTGGAGGAAGGGGAGCGTGGAGATTGTGGATTGTGTTATAAAACTATTGTAGTTCttgagacaaacaaaaaaaatcttgaaatggAGTTCCGGTAAGAAGGTAAGAATATAAGatctggagtcagagagatagtgtagaggtGTAGCCCCTTACCCCTGACTCCAGAATTaagaatgaaacatttttatttagaacCTAGGCATTCACTGTTTTATTACAGCATAGCAATCACTGTTTCTAATCACTATTTCTAATCGCTGTCATAGAGAATTGTTGTTACTTTCTAGGATCGCactcaaacaagcaaaaaaacaaaacaaaacaaaaaacaagctcctttccccctccatcccatatttgttttgggtccacacttggaggtgctcagggactactccagaTGCTCGGTCCAGGACAGAACCCTGGTCGCAGCATGCATGAGGGCGCCTTACGTGATGGAGCTTTCAGGTTCCCACCTGCCACCTTCTTTGATCTGACcgattttttaaaacacagaagTTCTGTTTTCCTTTAGTCATTGTTTCACATGTGCCCTCCAGAGTCTTGCACAAGCATCCCTTTAATTCTAACGAGAACCTAGTTAATGTTGATCTCCTCGAAGACTGACTTCATACCACAGCTATTTAGAAACCAGACTCAGATCAAGAAAAATAGTGACTTTGGCGGAATCCTTACAACCGGCACACAACACAGGACATCTCAGAGCAACCTGAGACCTTGCCTGGCCGTGAATGGAAAGAAGCTCCAAGCATTTAAaggagcaatgcacaggggtaactcctggctcttgcactcaggaattactcctggcggtgctgaggggaccatatgtgattctgagactcgaaccgggtcggccacatgcaaggtaaagcgctatccactgtgctgtggctccagcccctcgtttagAGCAAAATGATTCCGTATTCCTCGGGGTTGCGTCTCCGGAACAGGCTCCCCCAAGCCGTAGAGACGACTTGGGCCAACCGTGCGTCAACAAGACAAGGAAACCGTGACTCAACCGAACTCCCGACGCTGGCTCCTCAGGAGTTAATACTCCTCCAGGCTCCGCCTCCGGCGGCCTAGGCCCCACCCCGCagccgcccgggccccgcccacccacacTCGCTTCCTGGAGGCGGCGCTGGGACGCGTCCGGCACGTGACGCAGCACGCCTCGCTATAAATACGCGGCGCGCGCGCGCACTTCCTCTTGGAGCGCGTGGTGAGCAGCCAACATGGCGCCGGTGAGTCGGGGCGCGGCGCCTCGCTCCTctttcccccccccgccccccggaggGAAGAGGTCTTTGTCTCTGGCGATTCGGGACGTCGCGGGAGGCGGCGGGAGGCTGGAAACCGGGTCGGGAACGCGACCAAGcccgctgggggaggggtggttgtGCGCGGGGAGGACGCGCGGCCGAGAGTGGCGGGGAACGCGAGCTGGCGGGAGGCCGAGGCGGCTCGTGGGCGCGGCTGGGCCCTGCGCGGCCCCCCACGGTCTCGAGGTGGcgacgggggcaggggggagacgTGTTGGTCACTTCCCCAGAGGGGCTTGTGCCCAAGGAAGGCCCCGACTCGGGGGATCGACAGGCGCGTTCTCGGAGGGTGGCGTTCCTGGTGGTGGTTTTGAAACGCACCGGATCTCTGAGTTGGACCCTTGAAGGGTTCTAGGAAAGTTCGAGAGGGCGGAAGTTTACAGAGGTAGGTTCCGGGAAAATTCCCGTGTTAAAGTCCAAATTGGGTCATTATGTCCGAGGGAGGCCCACACCCTTGGAGGTGAGTATCTCCGGAcgaaaattatttgcatttccgAAGTCGATTTCTAGCTGCAGAACTAGAAAGCCCGCTCTTGCCTCAGTTGACCTGCGCTGCGCTTAGGGTAGACTTGCGCTCCAGTTTTTCTCCTGACACGTTTATTACTGGGCATTCTAAGCACACTGGCGTTCTGACCTGAGCCATGATTGGCAGTGACATCACCTGGTAAACACTGGGTCTCACTGGAATGTTTCCATTGTGTTGCTGCGTGTGTGTTTAGTAGAAGGCAGCGTCTTTGTGTGGCTATATTGGTAATGATACAAAAATCTTGGGTGTGACATTTCATATACATGAACGCATGATGAGTTATGATTACGTTGACTTTGTTTAACAGAAAGACAAGAAGCCTAAGAGGGCAACCTGGAAGTTTAATTTGGATCTTACGCATCCTGTAGAAGATGGGATTTTTGACTCGGGAAATTTTGTAAGTATCACTAAGGTTCTTTTCAGTGATGCTCAtaataatttgtctttttaaatacttaatttttaaccTAAGCTCTGTTCCTAGGGTACCTTCCCTAGTGAATATCTAGGGTTTTCTTCCCtagtttgtgtttctttttttgttttgaaataggAACAGTTTCTGCGAGAGAAGGTTAAAGTgaatgggaaaactggaaatcTCGGGAATGTTGTTCACATTGAACGCCTGAAGAATAAAATCACCGTTGTTTCTGAGAAACAGTTCTCTAAAAGGTTGGTTTCTTTGGTACTTCAGTGAAACTGGTGATGGTGGAATATTGTTTGTGTTGTCATTTTAGTATTTTCATATGTAAGAATAGCTCTTGTCTATGAGATAGACTTAAAATCTATGTTAGTGACAATACTTCTAAGTATTGTTACTTAGAATTTTGTTAGTATGTGTACTTTTGTTACAGGAATAATGTTGTTGCCAATGAATGGATTAAGCCCTTGTAATCAAAGATAAAGTTTGGTTGGGCTCATTCATATTGGAATATGTTGTAAGAATCATGTGTTATGTCTGAAGTCTTAATTCAAATATTTGGTGGATATAAGTTAGCATTGCTTCACTTGTAAAGACTCCTGGCCATGCAGTGAACTGAAAAAGTACCTGTCATTCATTGAAGAGTGACTTGAAGTAAAGAACGCAGTAAAATGTTAAGTAGATAAATGTTTTATAACTAG is part of the Sorex araneus isolate mSorAra2 chromosome 2, mSorAra2.pri, whole genome shotgun sequence genome and harbors:
- the RPL22L1 gene encoding 60S ribosomal protein L22-like 1, translated to MAPKDKKPKRATWKFNLDLTHPVEDGIFDSGNFEQFLREKVKVNGKTGNLGNVVHIERLKNKITVVSEKQFSKRYLKYLTKKYLKKNNLRDWLRVVASDKETYELRYFQISQDEDGSESED